From Apium graveolens cultivar Ventura chromosome 9, ASM990537v1, whole genome shotgun sequence, the proteins below share one genomic window:
- the LOC141686542 gene encoding auxin-responsive protein SAUR22-like — protein sequence MSNKIIEIVKLQQIMKKWRKAATSKKSSIQGNGTGGVKSIKFLKKTLSFSDRNTLQGISRDSVVPKGSLAVCVGEEMKRFVIPMAYLRCQAFDILLKEAEEEFGFQQEGILRIPCHVSLFEEIIKLLENNKDADIIHDYVFTACNNIMACSLSESPITNSHHPRSPICR from the coding sequence ATGTCAAACAAGATCATTGAAATTGTAAAGCTCCAGCAAATTATGAAGAAATGGAGAAAGGCTGCAACCTCAAAGAAATCTAGCATTCAAGGGAATGGCACTGGAGGAGTAAAGAGCATCAAGTTTCTGAAGAAAACGCTTTCCTTCTCTGATCGCAATACACTTCAAGGGATCTCTCGGGACAGTGTTGTCCCGAAAGGATCCCTAGCTGTTTGTGTTGGAGAAGAAATGAAAAGATTTGTCATACCAATGGCATATTTGCGGTGTCAAGCATTTGACATTCTACTGAAAGAGGCAGAAGAAGAATTCGGGTTCCAGCAAGAAGGTATCCTCAGGATTCCATGCCATGTTTCTCTGTTCGAGGAAATTATCAAGTTACTGGAGAACAATAAAGATGCAGATATCATTCATGATTATGTGTTTACTGCATGCAACAACATAATGGCATGCAGCTTATCAGAAAGCCCGATAACTAATTCTCACCATCCTCGAAGTCCAATTTGCAGATAG